A section of the Littorina saxatilis isolate snail1 unplaced genomic scaffold, US_GU_Lsax_2.0 scaffold_1026, whole genome shotgun sequence genome encodes:
- the LOC138956174 gene encoding conotoxin Cl14.12-like has translation MKVVAVLLAVLVVAYAAPAPEKRFIISDIKHAISSIGHSFSHLWDSAKSEFHKLASHINFDSVVAKLVPLIDSSRTESGCQNVCVGAASSVLGPVGSLAGSLCKPACKAALAKLEQAAG, from the exons ATGAAGGTTGTCGCTGTGTTGCTGGCTGTACTGGTGGTGGCCTACGCTGCCCCGGCCCCGGAGAAACGTTTCATCATCAGTGACATCAAGCACGCTATCAGCAGCATCGGACACAGCTTTTCGCATCTCTGGGACTCTGCCAAGAGTGAATTCCACAAGCTCGCTTCTCACA TCAACTTTGACAGTGTAGTTGCGAAGCTGGTTCCTTTGATCGACTCATCGCGTACCGAGTCAGGGTGCCAAAACGTCTGCGTGGGAGCCGCTTCTTCGGTGCTGGGACCTGTGGGATCCCTTGCCGGTAGCTTGTGCAAGCCTGCCTGCAAGGC